The following proteins are co-located in the Candidatus Competibacteraceae bacterium genome:
- a CDS encoding MATE family efflux transporter, producing MSRRPSPLFSLRLRGELAALLRIGGPLVAAQLVQTAMGFFDTVMMGRVGPIELAAVAIGTGLWHALFLFALGILMALSPSVAQLNGAGRIAAIAPLVRQALWLGAALGLFCWVTLRQMEAGLTLLGIESVIVPIAGDYLRALSWGMPPIFVYMGLRLFSEGVARTRPVLLVSLLGLAVDVSANYILIFGHWGFPPMGALGCGIATALGMWTMLAGMIVVMCLDTHYHRYGLFRQWTWPCWRELRPLMALGLPIGIGLFLETAIFATVALLLGRLGAVAAAAHQVALNVAAMTFMIPLGLSMATTVRVGHAMGAGDSRAARFSGLIGIVLSGLFMAAMAVLIFIGHRTIARFYTDDAAVVAVAADLLQLAALFQISDGLQVGALGALRGLKDTRLPLVIVLVAYWLLAFPLACLGVREGLGPAGPWLGLIVGLTVAAVLLNLRFWRLSARRG from the coding sequence ATGAGTCGCCGGCCATCGCCACTTTTCAGTCTCCGCTTGCGCGGCGAACTTGCTGCCCTGCTTCGGATTGGCGGCCCGCTGGTAGCCGCTCAGTTGGTACAGACGGCGATGGGGTTTTTCGATACGGTCATGATGGGCCGGGTTGGGCCGATTGAGCTCGCCGCGGTGGCCATCGGGACTGGACTGTGGCACGCCCTGTTCTTGTTCGCGCTGGGTATCCTGATGGCGCTTAGCCCCTCCGTGGCCCAACTCAACGGTGCTGGTCGAATCGCCGCGATCGCACCGCTGGTTCGGCAGGCGTTGTGGCTGGGGGCAGCCTTGGGTTTGTTTTGCTGGGTGACGTTGCGTCAGATGGAGGCTGGATTGACCTTGTTGGGCATCGAATCGGTTATCGTGCCCATTGCCGGCGATTACTTGCGGGCGCTGTCTTGGGGGATGCCGCCAATCTTCGTCTATATGGGTCTGCGCTTGTTTAGTGAAGGGGTCGCTCGAACCCGTCCGGTTCTGCTGGTCAGTCTGCTGGGGTTGGCGGTCGATGTTTCAGCCAACTACATACTGATTTTCGGTCATTGGGGTTTTCCGCCCATGGGTGCGCTGGGCTGCGGGATTGCAACCGCTCTTGGCATGTGGACGATGCTGGCGGGTATGATCGTCGTGATGTGCTTGGATACCCACTATCACCGCTATGGCTTGTTTCGACAATGGACTTGGCCATGTTGGCGGGAATTGCGACCGTTGATGGCCTTGGGATTACCTATTGGGATCGGGCTGTTTTTGGAAACCGCCATTTTCGCCACCGTCGCCCTGTTGCTGGGCCGGCTCGGCGCGGTGGCGGCGGCCGCGCATCAGGTGGCTTTGAATGTAGCGGCCATGACCTTCATGATCCCACTGGGCTTGAGTATGGCCACCACTGTGCGGGTGGGACATGCCATGGGTGCTGGCGATTCACGCGCGGCCCGATTCAGCGGCTTGATCGGTATCGTCCTATCCGGTTTGTTCATGGCGGCCATGGCGGTACTGATCTTCATCGGCCATCGAACGATAGCGCGTTTCTATACCGATGATGCCGCGGTGGTGGCGGTGGCGGCGGATTTGTTGCAATTGGCCGCGCTATTCCAGATTTCCGATGGCTTGCAGGTGGGGGCGCTAGGCGCGCTGCGTGGTCTTAAGGACACCCGGCTGCCCTTGGTGATTGTATTGGTTGCTTATTGGCTGCTGGCCTTTCCGCTGGCTTGTCTGGGAGTTCGCGAGGGTTTGGGACCAGCCGGTCCGTGGCTGGGTTTGATCGTGGGTCTGACTGTGGCCGCCGTGCTGCTGAACCTGCGGTTCTGGCGGCTTAGCGCCCGTCGGGGATGA
- the serS gene encoding serine--tRNA ligase produces MLDPKLLRSEPEQTATKLARRGYTLDVEFISTLETQRKNLQIRTQELQNERNIRSKTIGRAKASGQDIQPLLNEIASLGDELKQAESELDAMQLQLLALQLEIPNTPHDSTPSGSRDSDNVEIRRWGEPRQLPFEPRDHVDLGADGGLNFEAAAKLTGARFVVIQGQLARLQRALTQFMLDLHTQEHGYREVYVPYLVNADSLRGTGQLPKFESDLFKLSGDLSYYLIPTAEVPVTNLARGDILEADRLPLRYVAHTPCFRSEAGSYGKDVRGMIRQHQFEKVELVQMVCPEDSYAALEALTSHAETVLQRLELPYRVMALCTGDIGFASAKTYDLEVWLPGQQKYREISSCSNFEDFQARRLQARWRNPATGKPELVHTLNGSGLAVGRTLVAVIENYQDERGHIQVPEVLKPYLKGLETIIPDGR; encoded by the coding sequence ATGCTGGACCCCAAACTCCTCAGAAGCGAACCGGAACAAACCGCCACTAAACTAGCCCGGCGCGGTTACACGCTGGACGTAGAGTTCATCAGCACCCTGGAAACCCAGCGCAAGAATCTGCAAATTCGAACACAGGAACTACAGAACGAGCGCAACATCCGCTCCAAGACCATCGGTCGCGCCAAGGCCAGCGGACAGGATATCCAGCCGTTACTCAACGAAATCGCCTCCCTCGGCGACGAACTCAAACAAGCCGAAAGTGAGCTGGACGCCATGCAGCTCCAGTTACTCGCTCTCCAACTGGAAATTCCCAACACGCCTCACGACAGCACCCCGAGCGGTAGTCGCGATTCCGACAATGTCGAAATCCGTCGTTGGGGAGAGCCACGCCAACTTCCATTCGAACCGCGCGATCATGTGGACTTGGGCGCGGACGGTGGTCTGAACTTCGAGGCGGCGGCCAAACTAACCGGAGCCCGATTCGTGGTCATCCAAGGCCAGCTGGCTCGATTGCAGCGGGCGTTGACCCAGTTCATGCTCGACCTGCACACGCAGGAACACGGCTATCGAGAAGTCTATGTACCCTACCTGGTCAACGCTGATAGCCTGCGCGGCACCGGACAACTACCAAAATTCGAATCCGACCTGTTTAAACTCAGTGGCGATCTAAGCTACTACCTCATCCCCACCGCGGAAGTCCCCGTCACTAACCTGGCGCGCGGCGATATCCTCGAAGCCGACCGCCTCCCGCTGCGCTACGTCGCACACACCCCCTGCTTTCGCAGCGAGGCCGGTTCCTACGGCAAGGACGTGCGCGGCATGATCCGCCAGCACCAGTTCGAAAAGGTGGAACTGGTACAAATGGTCTGTCCCGAAGACTCCTACGCAGCGCTGGAAGCGCTGACCAGCCACGCCGAGACCGTGTTGCAGCGGCTGGAACTCCCTTACCGGGTCATGGCCCTTTGCACAGGTGACATCGGCTTCGCCTCGGCTAAAACCTACGATCTGGAAGTCTGGCTACCCGGGCAACAAAAATATCGGGAAATCTCCTCATGCAGCAATTTCGAGGATTTTCAGGCCCGACGACTACAAGCCCGCTGGCGCAATCCCGCCACGGGAAAACCGGAATTGGTTCACACGCTGAACGGCTCCGGCCTGGCGGTGGGCAGAACCTTGGTGGCGGTGATCGAGAACTACCAAGACGAGCGAGGCCACATTCAAGTTCCCGAGGTGCTCAAACCTTACCTGAAAGGGCTGGAAACCATCATCCCCGACGGGCGCTAA
- a CDS encoding acetyl-CoA C-acyltransferase, with the protein MALKEVVIVSAARTAIGKFMGSLKDVSARDLAITAAKGAIERSGVPADKIDEICMGQLYTGMQGSLPARQVSMRVGLPAHSSAVSVNQNCTSGMRALEIACHNIMLGQTEIGLAVGVESMTNAPYLLPKGRMGYRMGQGNIEDSMIHDGLFDELVPGHMAMTAENVATKYGITRQECDELALISHTRCTTATKEGVFKREIVPVELKSRKGSTFFDTDENFIPNASMESVGKLKPAFKKDGVVTAANASSINDGASAVVVMSLDKAKELGIKPLMKLVGICNAGIEAEVMGLGPAVAIPKCLKQAGLKFEDIDYWEVNEAFAAQWLGVGRMLKEQGMSLTPDNCNFNGSGIALGHPVGSTGLRIVVSLYYELERQGKSMGGASLCVGTGPSMASLWTRDV; encoded by the coding sequence ATGGCTCTTAAAGAAGTCGTGATTGTCAGCGCCGCTCGCACGGCGATCGGTAAATTCATGGGCAGCCTCAAGGACGTATCGGCTCGCGATCTGGCGATAACCGCGGCCAAGGGTGCGATCGAACGGTCTGGCGTTCCAGCCGACAAGATCGACGAAATCTGCATGGGCCAACTGTACACCGGGATGCAGGGCTCCCTGCCGGCCCGCCAGGTGAGCATGCGGGTTGGCTTGCCCGCCCACAGCAGCGCCGTATCGGTCAACCAGAATTGCACGTCCGGCATGCGCGCGCTGGAGATCGCTTGCCATAACATCATGTTGGGCCAGACCGAAATCGGCTTGGCGGTCGGCGTTGAGAGCATGACCAATGCGCCCTACCTGCTGCCCAAGGGCCGCATGGGCTACCGGATGGGGCAGGGCAACATCGAAGACAGCATGATTCATGACGGCCTGTTCGACGAACTGGTGCCCGGTCACATGGCCATGACGGCGGAAAACGTCGCGACCAAGTACGGCATTACCCGCCAGGAATGCGATGAACTGGCGTTGATCAGCCACACTCGTTGCACCACCGCCACCAAGGAAGGCGTTTTCAAGCGCGAGATCGTGCCGGTCGAACTCAAGTCCAGAAAGGGTTCAACTTTCTTCGATACCGACGAAAACTTTATCCCCAACGCCAGCATGGAAAGTGTTGGCAAGCTGAAGCCGGCCTTCAAGAAAGATGGCGTGGTCACCGCCGCCAACGCCTCCAGCATCAATGATGGCGCCAGCGCGGTGGTCGTCATGTCTCTGGACAAGGCCAAGGAATTGGGTATCAAGCCCTTGATGAAGCTGGTCGGCATCTGCAACGCCGGCATCGAGGCGGAAGTCATGGGGCTGGGTCCGGCGGTGGCGATTCCGAAGTGCCTCAAGCAGGCCGGTTTGAAGTTTGAAGACATCGATTACTGGGAAGTTAACGAAGCCTTCGCCGCGCAGTGGTTGGGCGTTGGGCGGATGCTGAAAGAGCAGGGGATGAGCCTGACTCCGGATAACTGCAACTTCAACGGATCCGGCATTGCCCTGGGCCATCCGGTCGGTTCGACTGGCCTGCGTATCGTGGTCAGTCTGTACTATGAGCTGGAACGGCAAGGCAAGAGCATGGGTGGCGCTTCCTTGTGTGTCGGCACGGGTCCGTCGATGGCCTCGCTGTGGACCCGCGACGTCTAA